The proteins below come from a single Candidatus Methylomirabilota bacterium genomic window:
- a CDS encoding elongation factor Tu — protein ELIMPIAMEKELRFAIREGGRTVGAGVVTEITE, from the coding sequence GAGCTGATCATGCCGATCGCGATGGAGAAGGAGCTGCGGTTCGCGATCCGGGAGGGGGGGCGGACGGTGGGGGCGGGCGTCGTCACGGAGATCACGGAGTAG